A window of the Mucilaginibacter sp. cycad4 genome harbors these coding sequences:
- a CDS encoding glucosamine-6-phosphate deaminase yields MKLHTYPDYNTMSKAVADLVVTLVNQKPDALICFPSGDSPTGLLSYLVQYANHGLVDFSQTNFVGLDEWVGLDRTNDGSCTYFLEKHFFTPLNISPNKAKFFNAVADDLDAECQAMNKHIDKLGGLDMMVVGVGLNGHIGLNEPGADFHSYAHHSPLAPITIEVAQKYFTTDTVLTEGITLGLRHLAEASVPVLIASGTKKAPIIAQALQGCVTNDIPASIFKTLQYAQVFLDEAAAAQLSLTV; encoded by the coding sequence ATGAAACTACATACATATCCTGATTACAATACCATGTCGAAAGCGGTGGCCGACCTGGTAGTTACCCTGGTTAACCAAAAGCCAGATGCATTGATCTGCTTCCCTTCCGGTGATTCACCAACCGGTTTGCTCAGCTACCTGGTTCAATATGCAAACCATGGCCTTGTTGATTTTAGCCAAACCAATTTTGTTGGCCTGGATGAATGGGTGGGCCTCGACCGTACTAATGATGGCAGCTGTACCTACTTCCTCGAAAAACATTTTTTTACGCCGCTTAATATTTCCCCCAATAAAGCGAAGTTTTTTAATGCCGTTGCTGATGACCTGGACGCCGAATGCCAGGCCATGAATAAACATATTGATAAGCTTGGCGGCCTGGATATGATGGTGGTTGGTGTGGGGCTTAATGGTCACATTGGTCTTAATGAACCTGGTGCCGATTTTCATTCGTATGCTCATCACTCGCCCCTGGCGCCTATTACCATTGAAGTTGCTCAAAAATATTTTACTACGGATACTGTTTTAACCGAAGGCATTACGCTTGGTTTAAGGCACCTGGCCGAGGCTTCCGTGCCGGTACTGATAGCCAGCGGGACTAAAAAAGCACCTATAATAGCCCAGGCATTGCAGGGATGTGTTACCAATGATATACCAGCTTCGATATTTAAAACGCTGCAATATGCGCAGGTGTTTTTGGATGAAGCCGCAGCGGCACAGTTGAGCTTAACAGTATAA
- a CDS encoding CocE/NonD family hydrolase yields MMRKLFSLLLLCLVFGSIASAQNKKATGPYLRDSVLLKTRDGAFVTVMVARKKGVTEKLPAIFQFTIYARRTDSLKIQEAADRGYVGVIAYTRGKWNSPGEPLAYETDGRDAYDVIDWISKQPWSDGRVGMYGGSYNGFTQWAAAKKLHPALKTIVPSAAVAPGLDVPMTNNVQMSFVFSWTYYTSNNKFLDEKDYNGPQWNQLYWKWYNAGLAYHTLDSLTGRGINNMFRHWVAHPTYDQYWQNMIPYKNEFADIRIPVLTTTGYYDGGQIGGMYYYREHLKYTPKANHYVVIGPYGHFGSQGHPDSVLNGYRIDDAARINIHEIIYQWFDYIFKNKSKPAFLKDKFNFEVMGSNEWKHVPSLKQMSNDTLKFYLDNSRLNPVKPLRKAFASQNINFANRDSINSYYFLNQLIYDTLNTGSSLVFKSDPLTQPLIVSGAFSGVLKTVINKKDLDYHVVMFEEMPDGKYFYLTYFMGRASYATNPEKRHLLKPGQMETIPFTNSYITSRQFSKGSRIVILLNINKSPFEQINYGTGNNVSDENIQDAKEPLQIKWLNDSYINVPVLR; encoded by the coding sequence ATGATGAGAAAATTATTCTCCCTGCTCCTGCTATGCCTTGTTTTTGGCAGCATAGCATCGGCACAAAACAAAAAAGCTACAGGACCTTATCTTCGGGATAGCGTATTACTTAAAACACGTGACGGCGCATTCGTTACCGTGATGGTGGCCCGCAAAAAAGGCGTAACCGAAAAGCTACCAGCTATTTTCCAGTTTACCATTTATGCCCGACGAACAGATTCATTAAAAATTCAGGAAGCTGCGGACAGGGGCTATGTTGGCGTGATTGCCTATACCCGCGGCAAATGGAACAGTCCCGGCGAGCCGCTGGCTTATGAAACCGATGGGCGCGATGCATACGATGTGATCGACTGGATCAGTAAACAACCCTGGAGCGATGGCCGGGTGGGCATGTACGGAGGAAGCTATAACGGCTTTACCCAATGGGCTGCTGCAAAAAAACTTCATCCGGCACTTAAAACTATTGTGCCTTCGGCGGCTGTGGCACCGGGGCTTGATGTGCCCATGACCAATAATGTACAAATGAGCTTTGTTTTTTCTTGGACATACTATACCAGCAACAACAAATTTCTGGATGAAAAAGATTACAATGGCCCGCAATGGAACCAACTGTATTGGAAATGGTATAACGCCGGCTTAGCTTACCATACGCTCGACAGCCTTACCGGCAGAGGGATCAATAATATGTTCAGGCATTGGGTAGCACACCCCACCTATGATCAATACTGGCAAAACATGATCCCTTACAAAAATGAATTTGCCGATATCAGGATACCGGTGTTAACTACCACAGGATATTACGATGGCGGGCAGATTGGCGGCATGTATTATTATCGGGAACACCTGAAATATACCCCCAAAGCCAACCATTACGTAGTTATTGGACCCTACGGGCATTTCGGTTCACAGGGGCACCCTGATTCGGTTTTGAATGGTTACCGTATCGATGACGCCGCGCGGATCAACATTCACGAAATTATTTACCAGTGGTTTGATTATATCTTCAAAAACAAATCTAAGCCAGCCTTTTTGAAAGATAAGTTCAACTTTGAAGTTATGGGCAGCAACGAGTGGAAGCATGTGCCATCACTAAAACAAATGAGTAATGATACCCTGAAATTTTATTTGGATAATTCCCGCTTAAATCCGGTTAAGCCGTTAAGAAAGGCTTTCGCATCCCAAAACATCAACTTCGCCAACCGGGACAGCATCAACAGTTACTATTTTTTAAACCAGCTTATTTACGATACGCTGAACACCGGTAGTAGTCTTGTTTTTAAAAGCGATCCGCTTACCCAACCCTTAATCGTAAGCGGTGCATTTTCGGGCGTGTTAAAAACTGTAATCAACAAAAAGGACCTGGATTACCATGTGGTGATGTTTGAGGAAATGCCTGATGGCAAATATTTTTATCTCACCTATTTTATGGGCAGGGCCAGTTATGCTACTAACCCGGAGAAAAGGCATTTGCTAAAACCGGGACAAATGGAAACTATTCCTTTTACCAACAGCTATATTACCAGCAGGCAATTCAGCAAAGGCAGCCGCATAGTGATCCTGCTCAATATCAATAAAAGTCCTTTTGAACAGATCAATTACGGAACGGGTAACAATGTAAGCGATGAAAATATCCAGGATGCTAAAGAACCACTGCAAATAAAATGGCTTAATGATAGTTATATTAATGTGCCGGTGCTGAGGTAG
- a CDS encoding Gfo/Idh/MocA family oxidoreductase, translated as MNKTKVAILGAGFITDIHMESYHRFIPEADVVACYARNPEKAEAFAEKYNIGQWFDDIDKLLAESDCEVVDICLPNYLHAEATIKAAKAGKHVIIEKPLAVTLEEADEMIAVCKANNVKLMYAEELCFAPKYERARHLVKEGAVGEIYMLKQGEKHSGPHSDWFYDINFSGGGVIMDMGCHALGWFRWMLNNAKPKSVYASMSTVLHKGRTKGEDNSVIIVEFENGVTAVAENSWAKHGGMDDRCEIHGLGGVIYADLFMGNAAVTYSRDGYGYAMEKSDTTQGWSFTIFEEAFNQGYPHELKHFIDCVQNNKTPLVTGEDGRAVLELIYAAYASAGAGKKIELPFSAKVDKPVNLWLNNK; from the coding sequence ATGAACAAGACTAAAGTAGCCATACTGGGTGCCGGTTTTATTACCGATATCCACATGGAATCGTACCATCGCTTTATCCCCGAAGCCGATGTTGTGGCCTGTTACGCCCGTAACCCCGAAAAAGCCGAAGCCTTTGCCGAAAAATATAACATAGGCCAATGGTTCGATGATATTGATAAACTCCTTGCCGAGTCCGATTGTGAAGTGGTGGATATCTGTCTGCCCAATTACCTCCATGCCGAAGCCACCATCAAAGCAGCCAAAGCAGGCAAGCATGTGATTATAGAAAAGCCGCTTGCTGTTACGCTTGAAGAGGCCGACGAAATGATTGCCGTATGCAAAGCCAACAATGTAAAGCTGATGTATGCTGAAGAGCTTTGCTTCGCGCCAAAATATGAACGGGCAAGGCATCTGGTAAAAGAAGGTGCCGTTGGCGAGATCTATATGCTGAAACAGGGTGAAAAACATTCGGGTCCTCATTCGGATTGGTTTTATGACATCAATTTTTCGGGCGGCGGGGTAATCATGGATATGGGCTGTCATGCGTTAGGCTGGTTTAGGTGGATGCTTAATAATGCTAAACCTAAAAGTGTTTACGCCAGTATGAGCACAGTGTTGCATAAAGGGCGCACCAAAGGCGAAGATAATTCGGTAATTATTGTGGAGTTTGAGAACGGCGTAACCGCCGTTGCCGAAAATAGCTGGGCCAAACATGGCGGCATGGATGATCGCTGCGAGATCCATGGCCTTGGCGGTGTTATTTATGCCGATTTATTTATGGGCAATGCAGCAGTCACGTACAGCCGCGATGGCTATGGTTACGCTATGGAAAAATCAGACACCACACAAGGCTGGAGCTTTACCATTTTTGAGGAAGCCTTTAACCAGGGCTATCCGCATGAGCTAAAACATTTTATTGACTGTGTACAAAATAATAAGACTCCACTGGTAACTGGCGAGGATGGCAGGGCGGTGCTCGAGCTCATCTACGCTGCCTATGCATCGGCCGGTGCCGGCAAAAAAATTGAGCTGCCCTTTTCAGCAAAGGTTGATAAACCGGTAAATCTTTGGCTCAATAATAAATAG
- a CDS encoding histidine kinase — translation MKQQATISLYWKCQLIGWSVAALYWGYTGYSQPGFHWLLGIIQFTTDVAVYIFITHLYRCLALKLGWQNLGLNKLLPRLIPAVIVLGLVYLFVTVSKVYFFRVWFQPGFSKSFTEFFDFYRDSIFVAGVRLMSIWLLAYHLYHYSKREIGIARENARLAVITRDAQLNNLSAQLNPHFLFNSLNNIKALIIDDPKSARRAIDLLADLLRNSLYSGDKQMTTIKEELELVKDYLELEKLRLEERLQYHIEAGDEFHDMLIPRLSIQTLIENAIKHGIGQQKQGGLISIKLTNNHSGLTMCITNPGRLKPIEESSGLGIKNLNERLQLQYKGAACFIISEANDMVTATIKIPLA, via the coding sequence TTGAAACAACAGGCAACTATATCACTTTACTGGAAATGCCAGCTCATTGGCTGGTCGGTTGCGGCGCTTTACTGGGGGTATACGGGCTATAGTCAGCCGGGCTTTCACTGGTTATTAGGTATCATTCAATTTACCACTGATGTTGCTGTTTATATCTTCATCACCCACCTTTATCGCTGCCTTGCCCTAAAATTGGGCTGGCAAAACCTTGGGTTAAACAAGTTATTGCCAAGGCTGATACCCGCAGTTATAGTATTGGGCTTGGTTTACCTGTTTGTAACGGTTTCAAAAGTTTATTTTTTCAGGGTGTGGTTTCAGCCGGGGTTTTCAAAATCATTCACGGAGTTTTTTGATTTTTACCGCGATAGCATTTTTGTAGCCGGGGTACGCCTGATGTCCATCTGGCTACTGGCTTATCACCTATACCATTATTCAAAACGCGAGATTGGCATTGCCAGGGAAAACGCCCGGCTGGCGGTTATTACCCGCGATGCACAGCTTAATAACCTGTCGGCGCAGCTTAACCCGCATTTCCTGTTCAACTCTTTAAATAACATCAAGGCTTTAATTATTGACGACCCTAAATCAGCAAGGCGGGCTATCGACCTGCTGGCCGATCTGCTGCGGAATTCGCTTTACAGCGGCGACAAACAAATGACCACCATAAAAGAAGAGCTGGAACTGGTTAAAGATTACCTTGAGCTGGAAAAACTAAGACTTGAAGAGCGGCTGCAATATCACATTGAAGCAGGCGATGAGTTTCATGATATGCTTATTCCCCGCTTAAGTATTCAAACCCTGATTGAAAACGCTATTAAGCACGGCATCGGCCAGCAAAAGCAAGGGGGGCTCATCAGCATAAAACTCACTAATAACCATAGCGGGTTGACAATGTGTATAACCAATCCGGGCAGGTTAAAGCCTATTGAAGAAAGCAGCGGATTAGGTATCAAAAATTTGAACGAACGTTTGCAATTACAGTACAAAGGCGCTGCCTGTTTTATTATCAGCGAAGCTAATGACATGGTAACAGCAACTATTAAAATCCCTTTGGCATGA
- a CDS encoding DUF1801 domain-containing protein, whose protein sequence is MPKEEVNDLLFFMRTFPYEVRERALWLRDFIWDLYPQANELIYDNYNALAFGWSPTERMGHIFCSVAIYRVNFNMHFGFYWGAELTDPQQLLIGDGNQYRYLRVTDIAAFPQPEVKKLIDEAWQNSLKKVKDPKLLTQGKTIVKMVSNNKREKKLKVPKK, encoded by the coding sequence ATGCCAAAAGAAGAAGTGAACGACCTCCTTTTTTTTATGAGGACTTTCCCCTACGAAGTGAGGGAACGCGCTTTGTGGCTGCGCGATTTTATATGGGATTTATACCCGCAGGCCAACGAACTTATTTACGATAATTATAATGCACTGGCCTTTGGTTGGTCGCCAACCGAAAGGATGGGTCATATATTTTGTTCCGTGGCTATCTACCGGGTCAATTTCAATATGCATTTTGGATTTTATTGGGGAGCCGAGCTGACTGACCCTCAACAGTTGCTCATTGGCGATGGTAACCAATACCGGTATTTAAGGGTAACTGATATAGCAGCCTTTCCGCAGCCCGAAGTAAAAAAGTTGATTGATGAAGCATGGCAAAACTCGCTTAAAAAAGTAAAAGACCCTAAGCTGCTCACCCAGGGCAAAACTATTGTAAAAATGGTATCCAACAATAAGCGCGAAAAAAAACTAAAGGTACCTAAGAAGTAG
- a CDS encoding MMPL family transporter encodes MFWKHIASAILKNRLIIFICVLALSTFMGYEASKVKITFNGGKVLPVTDSAFIRYAEFKKTFGQDASSMVIGIKSPEIFHNKDVFNDWYQIGEQLKKVKGIKAVISAANIYNLQKDTLQHKFVLKPLVTGPLLTAAAVDSVNQQLASMPFYKGLVVSEDGQSTLMAITFDDKIINTPFRVPIIKKIGQLGQAFEKKHNIKVHYSGLPLIRTVVGDLVAHEFSLFLSLSVIITGLILLLFFRSVFPVIFPVIVVILGVVFSLGVLQLMHYEMTILTGIIPPLIVVIGIPNCVFILNKYFHEYGISGNKMAALEVAVERAGITTFIANVTTAIGFGVLCFTNSELLTQFGLVASIGILGTFALSLILVPIIFSFLPAPKASQTGIKDSKLMDGLLATLDKLVHTKRKVIYIATVVLIIIAGFGMVKMNINGYVVDDLPQSNNTLHDLKFFESNFKGVLPLEVSIDTKRKNGVMNLATIRKVERLEKLISSYPEFSRSVSLIQVLKFSTQAFYGGNPEYYRLPDGLEQNFILNYAGNSGKGTSSLLKTYLDSTHRVTRVTFEMVDAGSKKMNTVLAELQPRIDSIFNPKKFHVELTGSSIIFIKGTNYLLTNLYESLAWAIALIAGVMWILFRGIKMIAISLVPNLVPLVITAGIMGFFGIPLKPSTILIFSIAMGISSDQTIYFITRYRHELRHSKKSISQIVSDTIRETGVSMIFIATVLFFGFGIFAVSKFGGTAALGILLSITLLVAMISNLTLLPAFLLSLEGGVDRKKIKGPDIDEA; translated from the coding sequence ATGTTCTGGAAACATATAGCTTCTGCAATTCTTAAAAACAGGCTGATAATTTTTATTTGCGTTTTAGCGCTGAGCACCTTTATGGGCTACGAAGCTTCGAAGGTAAAAATTACCTTCAACGGCGGTAAAGTGCTCCCGGTTACCGACTCAGCTTTTATCCGTTATGCCGAGTTCAAGAAAACCTTCGGACAGGATGCCTCATCGATGGTCATCGGAATCAAGTCGCCGGAGATCTTCCATAATAAAGATGTTTTTAACGACTGGTACCAGATTGGCGAACAGTTAAAGAAAGTAAAGGGGATTAAAGCCGTGATCTCGGCCGCCAATATCTACAACCTGCAAAAAGATACCCTGCAGCATAAATTTGTACTGAAGCCATTGGTTACCGGTCCACTGCTAACAGCCGCGGCGGTTGACAGCGTAAATCAACAGCTTGCTTCTATGCCATTTTATAAAGGACTGGTTGTAAGCGAGGATGGCCAAAGCACCCTCATGGCCATTACTTTTGACGATAAGATCATCAATACCCCTTTCCGCGTACCTATCATTAAAAAGATCGGCCAGCTTGGACAGGCATTTGAGAAGAAACACAATATTAAAGTACACTACTCCGGCCTGCCCCTCATCCGTACAGTTGTTGGCGACCTGGTAGCTCATGAGTTTTCATTATTCCTCAGCCTTTCGGTGATCATTACCGGCCTTATCCTGCTGCTGTTTTTCCGTTCGGTATTCCCGGTTATTTTCCCGGTGATAGTGGTGATATTGGGTGTGGTGTTTAGCCTGGGCGTACTGCAACTGATGCATTACGAAATGACCATTCTTACGGGTATCATTCCTCCGCTTATTGTGGTGATCGGGATCCCTAATTGTGTGTTCATCCTCAATAAATATTTCCATGAGTATGGCATCAGCGGTAATAAAATGGCTGCCTTGGAAGTTGCTGTTGAGCGTGCAGGTATCACTACTTTTATAGCAAACGTTACTACAGCTATAGGCTTTGGTGTTTTGTGCTTTACCAACAGCGAACTGCTTACCCAGTTTGGCCTGGTAGCTTCAATCGGCATATTGGGCACCTTTGCATTGAGCCTGATTTTAGTACCCATTATTTTCAGTTTCCTGCCCGCACCTAAGGCAAGCCAAACCGGCATTAAAGACAGTAAACTGATGGACGGCCTGTTGGCTACGCTGGATAAGCTGGTACATACCAAACGCAAGGTTATTTACATCGCCACCGTAGTATTGATCATTATTGCGGGTTTTGGCATGGTTAAAATGAACATTAACGGCTATGTAGTTGATGACCTGCCGCAAAGTAATAATACCCTGCATGATCTTAAATTTTTCGAGTCGAATTTTAAGGGTGTGTTACCGTTAGAGGTTAGTATCGATACCAAACGCAAAAATGGGGTAATGAACCTGGCCACTATCCGCAAGGTGGAGAGGCTGGAAAAACTCATCTCCTCCTACCCGGAGTTCAGCCGTTCGGTATCATTGATCCAGGTGCTGAAGTTCAGTACACAGGCGTTTTATGGCGGCAACCCCGAGTACTATCGATTGCCCGACGGACTGGAGCAAAACTTTATCCTAAACTATGCCGGCAACTCGGGCAAAGGTACAAGCAGCCTGCTGAAAACTTATCTCGACAGCACCCACCGCGTTACCCGTGTTACCTTTGAAATGGTTGATGCCGGTTCAAAAAAAATGAATACGGTACTGGCCGAACTGCAACCCAGGATCGATTCTATTTTTAACCCGAAGAAGTTCCATGTTGAGCTAACTGGTTCAAGCATTATATTTATAAAAGGCACCAACTACCTGTTGACAAACCTTTATGAAAGCCTTGCCTGGGCTATAGCACTAATAGCAGGCGTAATGTGGATCCTCTTCCGGGGTATAAAAATGATTGCTATATCACTGGTGCCGAACCTTGTTCCACTTGTAATCACAGCCGGTATTATGGGCTTTTTTGGCATCCCGCTTAAGCCGTCGACCATATTGATATTCAGTATAGCCATGGGCATCTCGTCCGACCAAACCATCTATTTCATTACCCGTTACCGCCATGAGTTACGCCACAGTAAAAAGAGCATTTCACAAATAGTTTCAGACACCATTCGCGAAACCGGGGTGAGTATGATCTTTATTGCAACCGTGTTATTTTTCGGGTTCGGGATTTTCGCGGTGTCAAAGTTTGGCGGCACCGCAGCCCTGGGGATCCTGTTGTCTATAACCCTGCTGGTTGCCATGATCAGCAACCTTACCCTGCTGCCCGCGTTTTTGTTATCACTTGAAGGCGGCGTTGACCGCAAGAAGATTAAGGGGCCGGATATTGATGAAGCCTGA
- a CDS encoding DUF1080 domain-containing protein, producing the protein MNKLFLIALTAIVISGCHSSTPKNYNNDSTSVADTNQKKDSTALAFEPLFDGKTTNGWHAYGKPAPGSAWKAEDGVLHLDASQKGDWQSKNGGDMVSNEEYGNFDLKLEWRISKGGNSGILFHVKEDTTKYKYSYFTGPECQVVDNKENEDGKLIKHRAGDLYDLISISKEVVKPAGEWNQVEIVCNNSKLDFTINGEHVLSTTLWDDNWKKLVAGSKFKEWPDFGTFKTGHIVLQDHGADVWYRNIKIKKL; encoded by the coding sequence ATGAACAAGTTATTTTTAATAGCACTAACAGCCATAGTCATAAGCGGCTGCCATTCGTCCACCCCAAAAAACTATAATAACGACAGTACCAGTGTTGCTGATACCAATCAAAAAAAGGATAGCACAGCCTTGGCGTTTGAACCTTTGTTTGATGGTAAAACTACCAATGGCTGGCATGCCTACGGTAAACCGGCACCGGGTTCGGCCTGGAAAGCCGAAGATGGTGTACTGCACCTCGACGCATCGCAAAAAGGCGACTGGCAAAGCAAGAACGGCGGTGATATGGTAAGCAACGAGGAATACGGGAACTTTGACCTTAAGCTGGAATGGAGGATCTCCAAAGGCGGGAACAGCGGCATCCTGTTCCATGTTAAGGAAGATACCACCAAATACAAGTACAGCTATTTTACCGGCCCCGAATGCCAGGTTGTTGACAACAAGGAGAACGAGGATGGCAAACTCATCAAACACCGCGCAGGTGATCTGTATGACCTGATCTCGATATCAAAAGAAGTAGTTAAACCTGCCGGCGAATGGAACCAGGTAGAGATTGTTTGTAACAACAGCAAGCTTGATTTCACCATTAACGGTGAGCATGTGTTATCAACAACCCTATGGGATGATAACTGGAAAAAGCTGGTTGCAGGCAGCAAGTTCAAAGAATGGCCCGATTTCGGAACATTTAAAACCGGCCATATTGTGCTGCAGGATCATGGTGCTGATGTATGGTACAGGAATATTAAGATCAAGAAGTTATAA
- a CDS encoding GMC family oxidoreductase produces the protein MPDEPKNTTGQFTYDAIVIGSGISGGWAAKELCEQGLKTLVLERGRAVQHIKDYPTATMDPWEFKHRGAMTKAFLDENPLISRAAGYGEDDAHFFVKDKDHPYIQEKPFDWIRGYQVGGKSLTWGRACQRWSKYEFENPARFGYGIEWPISYDDVAPWYSHVEKFIGVCGNKDGIEAMPDGEFLPPFDMNAVQEHISKKIKENYPDRHLVHARWAHITEPKQIHIDQGRVKCMARNLCMRGCPFGGYFSSVSSTLPWAKKTGNLTIRPFSVVHSIIYDEKLGKATGVKVIDTNTKQELIYKARIIFMNASALNTNLVLLNSTSGRFPNGLGNDNGLLGKYIAFQNYRASVTADMDGFLDRYYFGRNPTELILANYRNLHKQETDYKGGFTTFMGAYRNRGPKETAKGEVGGAYKDSLTEPGGWSAYMYLQGETIPKESNHVRLSKEQKDQWGIPLLITSVEYDDNDERMIRDFLTQTAAMFEKAGCTNIQKHENKQAPGLDIHEMGGVRMGKDPKTSLLNQWNQLHLCKNVFVTDGACMTSTGNQSPSILYMALTARAATYAVGEFKKGNL, from the coding sequence ATGCCTGACGAACCTAAAAATACTACCGGTCAGTTTACTTATGATGCTATTGTAATAGGCTCAGGAATCAGCGGAGGATGGGCGGCTAAGGAGCTTTGTGAGCAGGGTTTGAAAACCCTTGTGCTGGAGAGGGGCCGGGCTGTTCAGCACATCAAAGATTACCCCACCGCAACCATGGATCCCTGGGAGTTTAAGCACCGGGGCGCTATGACTAAGGCCTTCCTGGATGAAAATCCGCTGATAAGCCGGGCGGCTGGTTATGGTGAGGATGATGCACATTTTTTTGTAAAGGACAAGGATCACCCCTATATACAGGAAAAACCTTTCGACTGGATTCGTGGCTACCAGGTTGGCGGTAAATCGCTTACCTGGGGAAGGGCCTGCCAGCGCTGGAGTAAGTATGAGTTTGAAAACCCGGCACGTTTTGGTTATGGCATTGAGTGGCCTATTAGTTATGATGATGTAGCGCCATGGTACTCACATGTAGAAAAGTTTATAGGCGTTTGCGGTAATAAGGATGGTATTGAAGCTATGCCCGACGGCGAGTTTTTGCCACCCTTTGATATGAACGCGGTACAGGAACACATCAGCAAAAAAATAAAGGAAAACTATCCCGACAGGCACCTGGTGCATGCCCGCTGGGCGCATATCACCGAGCCGAAGCAGATCCACATTGATCAGGGCAGGGTTAAATGTATGGCGCGCAACCTGTGTATGCGCGGCTGCCCCTTCGGTGGTTATTTTAGTTCGGTAAGCTCAACGTTGCCCTGGGCCAAAAAAACGGGTAACCTTACCATACGGCCATTTTCGGTTGTTCATTCTATTATTTATGATGAAAAACTGGGAAAAGCTACCGGGGTAAAAGTTATAGATACCAATACCAAACAGGAGCTCATTTACAAAGCGCGCATTATTTTTATGAATGCTTCGGCATTGAATACTAACCTGGTACTGCTTAACTCAACCTCGGGCCGGTTCCCGAACGGGCTTGGTAACGATAATGGTTTGTTGGGTAAATACATCGCCTTTCAAAATTACCGGGCATCGGTAACGGCCGATATGGATGGCTTTTTAGACCGCTACTATTTCGGCCGTAATCCAACAGAACTGATCCTGGCCAATTATCGTAACCTGCACAAACAGGAAACCGATTACAAAGGCGGCTTCACCACGTTTATGGGGGCCTACCGTAACCGGGGACCAAAAGAAACTGCCAAAGGCGAGGTAGGAGGGGCTTACAAAGATTCGCTTACTGAACCGGGTGGATGGAGTGCTTACATGTACCTGCAGGGCGAAACCATACCCAAGGAAAGTAACCATGTACGTTTAAGTAAAGAACAAAAAGATCAATGGGGGATTCCGCTGCTGATTACTTCGGTTGAGTATGATGATAATGATGAGCGCATGATCCGGGACTTTTTAACCCAGACTGCAGCTATGTTTGAAAAAGCCGGCTGCACCAATATTCAAAAGCACGAAAACAAACAGGCACCTGGTTTGGATATTCATGAAATGGGAGGAGTGCGGATGGGAAAAGACCCCAAAACATCGCTGCTTAACCAGTGGAACCAGCTGCACTTATGTAAAAATGTGTTTGTTACCGATGGTGCCTGCATGACTTCTACAGGTAATCAGAGCCCGTCGATATTGTATATGGCATTAACCGCCCGCGCTGCTACTTACGCTGTGGGCGAATTTAAAAAGGGAAATCTTTAA
- a CDS encoding response regulator — protein MKKIRVLIIDDERAARSEIRRLLAHYPDFEIIGEAVNADDAMKMIGEQMPDLLFLDIQMPEKSGFDLLEALAQVPPVIFTTAYDQYAVKAFEVSALDYLVKPIRDERFEKAIAQARQRLSKADPAGQIFVKDRQQYHFIQWSSVHLIESMDNYARIFFGDKNVFLKSSLNQLEEKLNSSIFFRINRAQIINRQYIQTITTVDGRLKITISTGAQLEVSERQSAKFRHWAANK, from the coding sequence ATGAAAAAGATACGGGTTTTGATTATTGATGATGAACGCGCTGCCCGAAGTGAAATAAGACGGCTGCTTGCCCATTACCCTGATTTTGAAATTATAGGAGAAGCTGTCAATGCCGACGATGCCATGAAAATGATAGGCGAGCAAATGCCAGACCTCCTTTTTTTAGACATCCAGATGCCCGAAAAATCAGGCTTTGACCTACTGGAGGCATTAGCGCAGGTGCCACCAGTGATATTTACAACAGCTTATGATCAATATGCGGTTAAAGCTTTCGAAGTAAGCGCGCTTGATTACCTCGTAAAACCCATTCGCGATGAAAGATTTGAAAAAGCCATAGCGCAGGCAAGGCAGCGGTTAAGCAAGGCCGATCCCGCCGGGCAGATCTTTGTGAAAGACCGCCAGCAATACCATTTTATTCAGTGGAGCTCAGTACATCTTATTGAATCGATGGATAACTATGCACGGATCTTTTTTGGCGATAAAAATGTGTTCCTGAAAAGCTCGCTCAACCAGTTGGAGGAAAAATTGAACAGCAGCATATTTTTCAGGATCAACCGTGCGCAGATCATTAACAGGCAATACATACAAACTATTACAACCGTGGATGGCCGTTTAAAAATAACCATTAGTACTGGCGCGCAGCTGGAAGTATCCGAACGGCAATCGGCAAAATTCAGGCATTGGGCAGCAAATAAATAG